The following coding sequences lie in one Anguilla anguilla isolate fAngAng1 chromosome 14, fAngAng1.pri, whole genome shotgun sequence genomic window:
- the cdk5rap2 gene encoding CDK5 regulatory subunit-associated protein 2 isoform X3, with amino-acid sequence MDSVVGEDQTLPLDFNGSTNMSRLPDSETAGGRGFAMETVTASMYPGRKMSPVKPLTMKDYENQITGLKKENFNLKLRIYFMEERMQQKFDDSTEDIFKTNIELKVEVESMKRDLAEKQELLVAASEALESLAGKESAEASRAKQQAQREIDQLKDFFNNRIQQLEENLKTAEDEVEKMASIAEQEKVRSIDMEKQLLAIGLSGTFKPSPTQDLHHALQEKNSIIEQLKLSLKNQESVIEQLRKTSNDPGTGDTQASEHISQLSALISQKDGELQALREGLEHEKARNEREMQSFADRQNEVPRLEAASRQLDEELRGARGAVQNLTKTLEDTAGQNKVLSGKLEEMEREMASEKKNALKRDKTIQGLTLVLKEKEKEIEELCHEIEDRDEALAKAREAAHKAQIQKYQGAEEHQSLLMEKQAELASLQLEHHTKALEAQKLQRSLGRREQELGDLQQAKEQLELELEDLQQLKKKGDKTINDLNNQLKKLNGEIGEREKALEQQYQALLDESKRKLQGHEVTIQRLTCTLSEKELQLQEYMKMLNEQQHSSSPGGGESVLAKLRQRLKDKEKALEQAMDEKFAAIEEKDDEIRQLRLSLREKDRELERLNSLLSHNTETINGLDALVKEKDAALQHQASVFGNLQRAKQELEENLARSLREKDSIIAQLQQSLHAKTQDLEDMSSAMLSRMQSGTRDLAEQLSQRLKVAEAMLAEALRDKERLVADNESAVDGLLATIGSKDQLYKESAERYNRALSERSQEIQDLRRQLSERQQQLASAEKQSSVATQEKLLETAQLKVQLSEKDALINKLVERGQERDQFLAELRLAGAPAPQVVELRQTIQVLQERLEEKEAELSKKSDEGNVSKMAVTKKTGLMLKKELEQKTEAFNKALKKENELRIDLADLRSLLTDLENRNEAQAANIESLTTTLETKDDIIWELQERLGRRDNSAQCGSIEERPRPGLPQRERTIIGGNSQQETQPSLAALAAEHEGLNRALKAEQQLYSSLVRAVKEQDSAQRLHALQMELAAVQLLRQRLEEGVRTNEDLRQDLEREIQRAKQREGGEAQTEAVDGKELESMRHQLEDAQRWNASLQARLGAIQSRGGGVGGTNDTADTFSFIADQTSYMSICVGDGLDELSLLSAVELRQKVVELQDYINKLQALNAELQKSASLSESSAKDPVEEEKDVRKLASEKHCERKLGEAVPANRTHHSLNDRESQSAAPEQVKCRRVDGSSPLSDSERSEGALLDVSSSSATSASHSPRGGGRIGRSRKVEREWSPEEQGRELALLRSLLLDSGVSSVSQLREEVQRLHSENIDLKGLLKEEKSTESKESADSSGDSDGNKDLQKVVEKLRSEAKGYRKVIKLLKEQLELNSSSGGEAGFNPELIVSMAREIERLKAEQEACRRRAESLERRLQEAEAQPPLTEQPHGSSCGTDASPRKNQHPDLIKHSMSSRSRLPIPVRPSKLVGSSTKAGGQAYERESQSLREESHLMEKDQLQRHGLPSLLDLDQQGQVGLIQQSSLWPDTEQPTDEHTGSAVIGQSTDVELRSQLELLHSECQDKEQVIARLQDRVAEAEELREQLHEKERLSRELVEALQAAESTIAYLTACNLGSQGGGHQAHDTELQAQFSKLQKALQEKEELNQQLAECLRVAESALASLGAFAPSDAAEDGALVCTDPQELAHKLERALQQASRPSAQSPSREQGSGPSAQSPSREQGSGPSAQSPSREQGSGPSAQSPSREQGSGPSAQSPSREQAEAGDAQVGDLDVHRQIDQLQEALWEQSRLNAELQERLHAAEQSTRRDSTQNQNASLCRQGEEPRKGPEVQNKEAKDRYETAGNKRKSTKSTKLQQQPGEPHRDPHTHDQLIQWLVAYLQAAERCVASLSALCAEGSARDGQRGLADLQQQLEKLQKAGQEKDRLHGHYSAEPPQPSTKPAGRQDTTKALQDNIGHIQKAFTESRLVISELQEALEEQKQLVRSYEDRLRAASSARGANVQEQLDSLQKALKEKKRTCKVLEEKLAAAQAIIALQSSPQKTRSASQQTTSLQQDDKEVQVDLQDLGYETSGKSENEVDREENSSTDNDLGLQLHASESNISSLLKQVRGAFSSVENLDSNSSVSYPSSPTLSSPKASLKGLQAFEDYGQTDSVDQLKQQVCELKGQLEAHQRAVRHLQSLLRRNSLSSDLLTVASDPGHSAAGKHDSGLGEGQEHASGALGKGLSHSLSLGPEEEELQVLKDQLTALSMELEKERSSNRNLTEQLQQIQLRSRSASPARIDSLVQSQARELSQLRQQIKESRGLGTLQRQQLEDLHKAFEELLQASDVDYYMGEVFREQLDKSLTLLERLEDRLENGDAHSDNEDSAMLELAQRESLCLSLDSPSSHHPPIGYLHSQLKGEREQLQQQLRYLVQQNQNLAEATKEQLDLLSKELQDKNRLVQSLQKQLRGQSASNLSSSDSEMSDRTPHSGQVSTYTTSPTSGHMLSYNHIFQGSGREGGVPCQAGDAGTEQRLQGLQKENSRLLEQLKSSEQLNETLRSELDLHCSILSPREQEAAGSPPPRRDPEAGRDVPDCAGPRQSARVAPAGALNPELLAEHLQEIRSLRQRLEETIRTNERLREQLERRLAEVEKDPAATNIFIHGTEEQGQLANELRFLWGQNQALKEQLSLGSRDKQKENEKLRESLARRTAKLEYLRNEFEALKKENGRLQSRLTATVEDNKHLQDSLHYSRDEIHRLQCEINVQRQQLMDNHQLLQSLRVELQVYEQIKVDVDKQPVPAPAQSSPDPVSGPMDLSELLSEIRHLRLQLERSIHTNNALRQKLEEQLQRGPSKREGSPSILINYLLSGEARAPAADDGTRPPMREGCDPYHPTPQGSPGHRDTSAALHEVKRQASVDLDRLSQCSGSSADSATPAPSRLVPGHRLWANKNGRHILGLIEDYNALRKQISEGRKLTYGMDKHLQECFRTLSQQDAESQVLDQQLLKGFSTNINTMQQVLEEAGRLLKLVWRVSLPSSFSMEGSQSHQDELLKNEIIRLKSRLSQQEKMLMGAVNRLRSTNQLKEGMEKVIIDQLSLTHGVLRKARGNLETNYFSRFGLKGLPGTTEDPSQWAVTPVEEGTIIRRTSTRSSATHSQSSEGQHSDTFVPLTL; translated from the exons CAATTGAGGAAGACCTCTAATGACCCGGGTACTGGGGATACACAGGCTTCTGAGCACATCTCACAGCTTTCTGCTCTCATTAGCCAGAAGGATGGGGAGCTTCAG GCTCTGAGAGAGGGACTTGAGCATGAGAAGGCCcggaatgaaagagaaatgcag AGCTTTGCTGATCGGCAGAATGAGGTGCCCCGGCTGGAAGCTGCCTCGAGACAGCTGGACGAGGAGCTGCGGGGCGCCAGGGGTGCAGTCCAAAATCTAACCAAGACCCTGGAGGACACAGCAGGCCAGAACAAG GTCCTGAGCGGTAAACTGGAGGAAATGGAGCGGGAGATGGCCTCAGAGAAAAAGAACGCTCTGAAGCGAGACAAAACCATCCAAGGCCTGACGCTGGTactgaaagagaaggaaaaggag ATAGAGGAGCTCTGCCACGAGATTGAGGACAGAGACGAGGCTTTAGCCAAGGCCAGGGAGGCTGCCCACAAGGCACAGATCCAGAAGTACCAG GGAGCGGAGGAGCACCAGAGCCTCCTGATGGAGAAGCAGGCGGAGCTGGCCAGCCTGCAGCTGGAGCACCACACCAAGGCTCTGGAGGCCCAGAAGCTGCAGCGCTCACTGGGGCGCCGCGAGCAGGAGCTGGGGGACCTGCAGCAGGCCAAGGagcagctggagctggagctggaggaccTGCAGCAGCTGAAGAAGAAGGGAGACAAAACTAtcaat GACCTGAACAACCAGCTGAAGAAACTGAATGGAGAGatcggggagagagagaaagccctGGAGCAGCAGTACCAGGCCCTCCTGGACGAAAGCAAACGGAAGCTCCAGGGTCACGAGGTCACCATCCAGCGCCTCACCTGCACCCTCAGCGAGAAGGAGCTCCAGCTGCAG GAATACATGAAGATGCTGaatgagcagcagcacagcagcagccCTGGAGGCGGGGAGAGCGTGCTGGCTAAACTGCGCCAGCGGCTGAAAGACAAGGAGAAGGCGCTGGAG CAAGCCATGGATGAGAAGTTCGCCGCCATCGAGGAGAAGGACGACGAAATCCGCCAACTCCGTCTGTCGCTAAGGGAAAAGGACCGAGAACTGGAAAGGCTGAACAGCCTTCTCTCTCACAACACAGAGACGATAAAC GGTTTGGACGCACTGGTTAAGGAGAAGGACGCGGCGCTCCAGCACCAGGCCAGCGTGTTCGGTAACCTGCAGAGGGCCaaacaggagctggaggagaaccTGGCCCGCTCACTGCGAGAGAAAGACTCCATCATCGCTCAGCTGCAGCAGTCCCTCCACGCCAAGACCCAGGACCTGGAG GACATGTCCAGCGCCATGCTCAGCCGGATGCAGAGCGGCACCAGGGACCTGGCGGAGCAGCTGAGCCAGCGGCTGAAGGTGGCAGAGGCCATGCTGGCCGAGGCCCTGCGGGACAAGGAGAGGCTGGTGGCCGACAACGAGAGCGCCGTGGACGGGCTCCTGGCAACCATCGGCAGCAAAGACCAGCTCTACAAG GAGTCTGCTGAGCGCTATAACCGCGCGCTGAGCGAGCGCTCGCAGGAGATTCAGGACCTGAGGAGGCAGCTCTCTGagaggcagcagcagctggccaGCGCTGAGAAGCAGAGCTCAGTGGCCACACAGGAGAAGCTCCTGGAAACAGCACAGCTCAAGGTCCAACTGAGTGAAAAGGACGCACTGATAAAC AAACTGgtggagagaggacaggagagggacCAGTTCCTGGCAGAGCTACGGCTGGCGGGGGCTCCAGCGCCCCAGGTGGTGGAGCTCAGACAGACCATTCAGGTGCTGCAGGAGCgtctggaggagaaggagg CCGAGCTCTCAAAGAAGAGCGACGAAGGGAACGTCAGCAAAATGGCGGTTACCAAGAAGACGGGTTTGATGCTGAAGAAGGAGCTAGAGCAGAAGACTGAAGCGTTTAACAAAGCGCTGAAGAAGGAGAATGAACTGAGG ATTGACCTGGCGGATCTGCGGTCCTTGCTGACAGACCTGGAGAACCGCAACGAGGCCCAGGCCGCGAACATCGAGTCCCTGACCACCACCCTGGAGACCAAGGATGACATCATTTGG GAACTCCAGGAACGCCTTGGCAGGCGGGATAACAGTGCTCAGTGTGGCTCCATAGAGGAGAGACCCCGCCCTGGcctcccacagagagagagaaccatcATCGGAGGCAACAGCCAGCAGGAG ACCCAGCCCTCGCTGGCAGCCCTGGCCGCAGAGCACGAGGGCCTGAACCGCGCCCTGAAGGCAGAGCAGCAGCTCTACTCCAGCCTGGTCAGGGCTGTCAAAGAGCAGGACAG TGCCCAGCGCCTGCACGCCCTGCAGATGGAGCTGGCAGCCGTGCAGCTCCTCCGTCAGAGGCTGGAGGAGGGCGTCCGTACCAACGAGGACCTGCGGCAGGACCTGGAGCGGGAGATCCAGCGCGCCAAGCAGAGAGAAG GGGGCGAGGCTCAGACGGAAGCGGTTGACGGAAAGGAGCTGGAGAGCATGCGGCACCAGCTGGAGGACGCGCAGCGGTGGAACGCGTCCCTGCAGGCCCGCCTCGGGGCCATCCAGAGTCGAGGAGGCGGAGTAGGGGGAACCAACGACACGG CGGACACATTCAGCTTCATTGCCGATCAGACCTCTTACATGAGTATCTGCGTGGGAGACGGGCTGGATGAACTGAGCCTCTTATCTGCAGTGGAGCTCAGACAGAAG GTGGTAGAACTCCAGGACTACATTAACAAACTCCAGGCGCTGAATGCCGAGCTCCAGAAAAGTGCCTCGTTGTCGGAGAGCTCTGCCAAAGATCCTGTGGAGGAGGAAAAAGATGTGAGGAAGCTTGCATCTGAGAAG CATTGTGAGAGGAAGCTGGGGGAAGCTGTACCTGCTAACAGGACCCACCACTCACTGAATGATAGGGAGAGCCAATCCGCTGCTCCAGAGCAG GTGAAGTGTCGGCGGGTGGATGGGAGCAGCCCGCTGTCTGACAGTGAAAGGAGTGAGGGAGCTCTGCTGGATGTGAGCTCCAGTAGCGCCACGTCCGCCTCCCATTCCCCTCGAGGTGGAGGCCGAATCGGACGCAGCAGAAAGGTCGAGCGTGAATGGAGTCCGGAGGAGCAGGGCAGGGAGCTGGCGCTGCTCCGGTCACTCCTGCTGGACAGCGGGGTGTCCTCAGTCTCTCAGCTGAG agaggaggtgcagagatTGCACTCTGAGAACATTGACTTGAAGGGTCTCCTGAAGGAGGAGAAATCCACAGAGTCCAAGGAGAGCGCAGACAGCTCCGGAGACAGCGACGGGAACAAAGACCTCCAGAAAGTGGTGGAGAAGCTGAGGTCTGAGGCCAAAGGCTACCGCAAGGTCATCAAGCTCCTCAAGGAGCAGCTGGAGCTCAACTCCTCCTCCGGGGGCGAGGCTGGCTTCAACCCGGAGCTGATCGTGAGCATGGCGAGGGAGATCGAGCGGCTGAAGGCCGAGCAGGAggcctgcaggaggagggctGAGAGCCTGGAGCGCAGGCTGCAGGAGGCGGAGGCCCAGCCGCCGCTAACCGAGCAGCCTCACGGGAGCAGCTGCGGGACGGACGCCTCGCCCAGAAAGAACCAACATCCAGACCTTATTAAACATTCG atGAGTTCGAGATCCCGCCTCCCGATTCCCGTAAGGCCCAGTAAGTTGGTTGGAAGCAGCACAAAGGCTGGCGGTCAGGCCTATGAGAGAGAGTCACAGTCACTGAGAGAGGAGAGTCATCTGATGGAGAAAGACCAGCTTCAGAGGCACGGTCTGCCAAGTCTGCTAGACTTGGATCAGCAGGGCCAGGTGGGTCTGATCCAGCAGAGTTCACTGTGGCCAGACACGGAACAGCCCACCGATGAGCACACAGGcagcgctgtgattggccagagcACAGACGTGGAGCTCCGCAGTCAACTGGAGCTGCTGCACAGCGAGTGTCAGGATAAAGAGCAGGTGATCGCCCGGCTGCAGGACAGGGTCGCAGAGGCCGAGGAGCTGCGGGAGCAGCTGCACGAGAAGGAGAGGCTCAGCCGAGAGCTGGTGGAGGCCTTACAGGCGGCCGAGTCCACCATCGCGTATCTCACCGCCTGTAACCTGGGCAGCCAAGGCGGGGGCCACCAGGCCCACGACACTGAGCTCCAGGCCCAGTTCAGCAAGCTTCAGAAAGCGCTCCAGGAAAAGGAGGAGCTGAACCAGCAGCTGGCGGAGTGTCTGCGTGTGGCCGAGTCCGCGCTGGCCTCCCTCGGGGCCTTCGCTCCCAGTGACGCTGCTGAGGACGGGGCCCTGGTCTGCACCGACCCACAGGAGCTAGCGCACAAGCTTGAGCGCGCTCTGCAGCAGGCCAGCAGGCCGTCTGCGCAGTCAcccagcagagagcag ggcagCGGGCCGTCTGCGCAGTCAcccagcagagagcagggcagCGGGCCGTCTGCGCAGTCAcccagcagagagcagggcagCGGGCCGTCTGCGCAGTCAcccagcagagagcagggcagCGGGCCGTCTGCGCAGTCACCCAGCAGAGAGCAGGCCGAGGCAGGAGACGCGCAGGTCGGAGACCTGGATGTGCACCGGCAGATCGACCAGCTGCAGGAGGCCCTGTGGGAGCAGAGCAGGCTGAATGCCGAGCTGCAGGAGAGGCTTCATGCTGCAGAGCAGAGCACCCGCAGGGACAGCACTCAGAATCAGAACGCCAGCCTCTGCAGACAAGGGGAAGAGCCCCGGAAAGGCCCGGAAGTACAGAACAAGGAGGCGAAGGATCGATATGAAACGGctggaaataagagaaaaagcACGAAGAGCACAAAACTGCAACAGCAGCCTGGAGAGCCACACAGGGACCCACACACGCACGACCAGTTAATCCAATGGCTTGTAGCGTATCTCCAGGCAGCGGAGCGCTGCGTAGCCTCCCTCAGCGCGCTCTGTGCCGAGGGTAGCGCCCGGGACGGGCAGAGGGGACTGGCGGATCTTCAGCAGCAGCTGGAAAAGCTTCAGAAGGCCGGCCAAGAGAAGGATCGGCTGCACGGGCACTACTCAGCCGAGCCGCCCCAGCCCAGCACCAAGCCTGCCGGCCGTCAGGACACAACCAAGGCCCTGCAGGACAACATAGGCCACATTCAGAAAGCCTTCACAGAAAGCAGGCTGGTAATCTCTGAACTGCAGGAAGCCCTCGAGGAGCAGAAGCAGCTTGTCAGGAGCTATGAGGACCGGCTGAGGGCCGCTAGTTCAGCGCGGGGGGCTAATGTCCAGGAGCAGCTGGACTCCCTGCAGAAGGCTCTGAAGGAGAAGAAGCGCACATGCAAAGTGCTGGAGGAGAAGCTGGCTGCAGCTCAGGCCATCATCGCTCTCCAGAGCTCTCCACAGAAGACCCGCAGTGCATCCCAGCAAA CGACCTCTCTGCAACAGGATGACAAAGAGGTGCAGGTGGATTTGCAGGACCTGGGTTACGAAACGAGTGGAAAGAGTGAAAACGAAGTGGATAGGGAGGAGAACAGTAGCACAG ACAACGATCTGGGCTTGCAGCTGCACGCCAGCGAGTCGAACATCTCTTCCCTGCTGAAGCAGGTCCGCGGCGCCTTCTCCTCCGTGGAGAACCTGGACTCCAATTCCAGCGTCTCGTACCCGAGCTCGCCCACCCTCAGCTCCCCGAAGGCCAGCCTGAAGGGCCTGCAGGCGTTCGAAGACTACGGGCAGACCGACAGCGTGGACCAGCTCAAGCAGCAGGTGTGCGAGCTGAAGGGGCAGTTGGAGGCCCACCAGAGGGCTGTCCGCCACCTGCAGAGCCTCCTGCGCCGGAACTCCCTGTCCAGCGACCTGCTGACCGTGGCCTCGGACCCGGGGCACTCCGCCGCGGGGAAGCACGACTCGGGGCtcggggaggggcaggagcacGCCTCCGGGGCTCTGGGCAAAGGGCTGAGCCACAGCCTGTCTCTGggcccggaggaggaggagctgcaggtccTGAAGGACCAGCTCACCGCCCTCAGCATggagctggagaaagagaggagctCCAACAGGAACCTGACGGAACAGCTGCAGCAGATTCAGCTGCGCAGCCGATCTGCGTCGCCAGCCAG GATCGACTCTCTGGTGCAGTCTCAGGCGCGGGAGCTGTCCCAGCTCCGGCAGCAGATCAAAGAGAGCCGGGGCCTGGGCACCCTGCAGCGCCAGCAGCTGGAGGACCTCCACAAGGCCTTCGAGGAGCTGCTGCAGGCCAGCGACGTCGACTACTACATGGGAGAGGTGTTCCGCGAACAGCTGGACAAGAGCCTGACTCTGCTGGAGAGACTGGAGGACCGGCTCGAGAACG GTGATGCGCATTCAGATAATGAGGATAGCGCTATGCTGGAGCTGGCTCAAAG AGAATCTCTCTGCCTGTCACTGGATAGTCCAAGTAGCCACCATCCCCCGATAGGCTACCTGCATTCACAGCTAAAGGGCgagagagagcagctgcagcagcagctgagatATCTTGTACAGCAGAACCAGAACTTAGCAGAAGCTACTAAGGAACAGCTAGACCT GCTCTCCAAGGAGCTGCAGGACAAGAACCGTCTGGTCCAGAGTCTGCAGAAGCAGCTCCGTGGTCAGTCTGCCAGCAACCTCTCCAGCTCTGACTCTGAGATGTCCGACAGGACGCCGCACAGTGGCCAGGTCTCCACCTACACCACGAGCCCCACCTCCGGTCATATGCTCAGCTACAACCACATCTTTCAAG GGAGCGGAAGAGAGGGCGGAGTTCCGTGCCAGGCGGGGGATGCTGGGACAGAGCAGCGGCTGCAGGGCTTGCAGAAGGAGAACAGCCGGCTCCTGGAGCAGCTGAAGAGCAGCGAGCAGCTGAACGAGACGCTGCGCAGCGAGCTGGACCTGCACTGCTCCATCCTGAGCCCGAGGGAGCAGGAAGCGGCGGGGTCTCCGCCTCCGCGCCGGGATCCTGAGGCGGGGCGAGACGTGCCAGACTGCGCCGGCCCCCGACAGAGCGCCCGAGTGGCCCCCGCCGGGGCACTGAACCCAG AGCTGCTGGCTGAGCACCTGCAGGAGATCCGCAGCCTGCGGCAGCGCCTGGAGGAGACCATCCGCACCAACGAGCGGCTGCGGGAGCAGCTGGAGCGCAGGCTGGCCGAGGTGGAGAAGGACCCAG CAGCCACAAATATCTTCATCCACGGGACCGAGGAGCAGGGCCAGCTGGCCAACGAGCTGCGCTTCCTGTGGGGCCAGAACCAGGCCCTGAAGGAGCAGCTGAGCCTGGGGTCGCGAG ATAAgcagaaagagaatgagaagcTGAGGGAATCGCTGGCCAGGAGGACGGCCAAGCTGGAATACCTGAGGAATGAGTTTGAGGCGCTGAAGAAGGAGAACGGCCGATTGCAGAGCCGCCTGACCGCCACGGTGGAGGACAACAAGCACCTGCAGGACTCCCTGCACTACAGCCGGGATGAGATCCACAG GCTGCAGTGCGAGATAAACGTCCAGAGGCAGCAGCTCATGGACAACCACCAGCTCCTGCAGTCTCTGAGAGTGGAGCTGCAGGTGTACGAGCAGATTAAGGTCGATGTGGACAAGCAGCCTG TCCCAGCTCCGGCCCAGAGCTCGCCAGACCCGGTTTCCGGGCCCATGGACCTGAGCGAGCTCCTGTCGGAGATCCGCCACCTGAGGCTGCAGCTGGAGAGGAGCATCCACACCAACAACGCGCTGCGGcagaagctggaggagcagctccAGAGGGGCCCCAGCAAGCGCGAGGGCTCCCCCTCCATCCTCATCAACTACCTGCTGTCCGGAGAGGCCAGGGCCCCTGCCGCAG acgACGGCACTAGACCTCCCATGCGTGAGGGCTGTGATCCATACCATCCCACCCCCCAGGGCTCCCCGGGCCACAGGGACACCTCCGCTGCCCTGCATG AGGTGAAGAGGCAGGCGAGCGTGGATCTGGACCGCTTGTCCCAGTGCAGCGGGAGCTCAGCGGACAGCGCCACCCCAGCCCCCTCGCGACTGGTCCCCGGCCACCGCCTGTGGGCCAACAAGAACGGGCGCCACATCCTGGGGCTCATCGAGGACTACAACGCCCTCCGCAAGCAGATCTCCGAAGGGAGGAAGCTGACGTACGGGATGGACAAACATCTGCAGGAGTGCTTCCGCACCCTGTCCCAGCAGGACGCTGAGTCCCAG GTGTTGGACCAGCAGCTTCTCAAAGGCTTCTCTACAAACATCAACACGATGCagcaggtgctggaggaggccGGCCGCTTGCTGAAGCTTGTGTGGAGGgtctccctcccctccagctTCTCTATGGAAGGCTCACAGAGCCATCAG GATGAGCTGCTAAAGAATGAGATCATCAGATTGAAGAGCAGGTTGTCCCAGCAAGAGAAGATGCTAATGGGGGCAGTGAACCGCCTGCGCTCCACCAATCAGCTGAAGGAAGGCATGGAGAAGGTCATCATTGATCAGT TATCATTAACCCATGGTGTGCTCAGGAAAGCCAGGGGAAACTTAGAG acaaattatttttcacgGTTTGGCCTTAAAGGCTTACCAGGAACAACTGAAG ATCCCAGCCAATGGGCAGTGACCCCTGTAGAAGAGGGAACCATCATCAGGCGTACGTCCACCAGGAGTTCAGCGACACACTCGCAGTCTTCAGAGGGACAGCACAGCGACACCTTCGTCCCCCTCACCTTGTAA